The following proteins are encoded in a genomic region of Microbacterium sp. NC79:
- a CDS encoding DIP1984 family protein, with product MRLAEALSLRGDLQKRVAQLRERIHANVRFQEGEEPSEDATALLTEAGETIDRLQSLIAAINLTNASLTLKDGRSMTSALAARDMLKLRHSVLSGAAQSAITGADYHRQMRSELRQVIAIDVPALRREIDDVAQQLRELDTVIQEANWTSELVDS from the coding sequence ATGCGGTTAGCCGAAGCACTTTCCCTCCGCGGAGATCTGCAAAAGCGCGTTGCACAATTGCGCGAAAGAATTCATGCAAACGTGCGTTTCCAAGAGGGCGAAGAACCCTCTGAAGACGCCACCGCCCTCCTCACTGAAGCGGGCGAAACCATCGATCGCTTGCAGTCGTTGATTGCCGCGATCAACCTCACGAATGCCTCACTCACGCTCAAGGACGGCCGCTCGATGACGTCGGCGCTGGCGGCGCGCGACATGCTCAAGCTTCGCCACAGCGTGTTGAGTGGTGCCGCACAATCCGCGATCACCGGAGCTGACTATCACAGGCAGATGCGGTCTGAACTGCGCCAGGTCATTGCGATCGACGTGCCTGCGCTGCGCCGCGAAATTGATGATGTCGCACAGCAATTGCGCGAACTCGACACCGTGATTCAGGAGGCGAACTGGACGAGCGAGCTCGTCGATAGCTGA
- a CDS encoding winged helix-turn-helix domain-containing protein, whose product MSNATLLAPVQTARSAHTIARPVSPAARVAAPAQPAQPPVAARPEPAVPAGSEARGFALYVGIDEQKAAQAGVSLGILVDALRRTLADLAPAAQTYATVALAPVAAGGRDVDVVRLALHEPSAVARTRPEPVDEDLASRVIVDISRKRVLIDGESANFTYKEFELLQYLVLREGRTIDRAELVSSLWSAGSEDEAPGERTIDVHVRRLRAKLGRYEDIVRTVRGIGYRFDRHADVVIRYGTGTPSPDRF is encoded by the coding sequence ATGTCGAACGCAACCCTTCTCGCTCCCGTTCAGACCGCACGCTCAGCTCACACGATTGCCCGCCCGGTTAGCCCGGCCGCCCGTGTAGCGGCACCCGCTCAGCCCGCACAGCCTCCCGTCGCCGCACGCCCCGAGCCCGCCGTGCCCGCTGGTTCCGAAGCCCGCGGCTTCGCCCTGTACGTCGGTATCGACGAGCAGAAGGCAGCCCAGGCCGGTGTCTCACTCGGCATTCTCGTCGACGCGTTGCGCCGCACGCTTGCTGACCTGGCTCCCGCCGCACAGACGTACGCGACGGTTGCCCTCGCGCCGGTTGCCGCAGGTGGCCGTGACGTCGACGTTGTTCGCCTCGCTCTGCACGAGCCGAGCGCTGTTGCCCGCACCCGTCCCGAGCCGGTTGACGAGGACCTCGCAAGCCGTGTGATCGTCGATATCTCACGTAAGCGTGTCTTGATCGACGGTGAGTCGGCGAATTTCACCTACAAAGAGTTCGAACTGCTGCAGTACCTGGTGCTCCGCGAGGGGCGCACGATCGACCGCGCTGAGCTTGTCTCGTCGCTGTGGTCGGCTGGCTCAGAAGATGAGGCTCCTGGCGAGCGCACGATCGACGTGCACGTTCGCCGCTTGCGCGCCAAGCTCGGGCGCTACGAAGACATCGTGCGCACGGTTCGTGGCATCGGATACCGCTTCGACCGCCACGCTGACGTCGTCATCCGCTACGGCACCGGAACACCATCGCCTGACCGCTTCTAA
- a CDS encoding DNA-3-methyladenine glycosylase has product MTSSSSMMRARPERRHRRPAPLVPLPTAPRIDSVYCPPFPLDFRPVVGIHRRGFTDPTMRWEHDVLWRAVRTPDGIGTIAMRQEHGTIRASAWGSGATWLIDQLPALCGADDDDAGFDASRHPLIADAARRNPGLRLGRSDVLTDVLISAILEQKVTALQAFHAWRDLIYWHGERAPGPRRLWVAPALDTWRTIPSWDWHRAGVEPPQSRAAVTAAASGIADRLHAAVDGQERERLLTSVRGIGVWTAAEVRIRTFGDADAVSFGDFHLAHEVGYALTGQRVDDDGMRELLEPWAGHRQRVIRLIFASGVVEPRRAPRLHPEDHRER; this is encoded by the coding sequence ATGACCAGTTCGTCGTCGATGATGCGTGCGCGTCCCGAGCGACGACATCGACGACCCGCCCCACTGGTTCCGCTACCGACCGCACCGCGCATCGATAGCGTCTATTGTCCACCGTTTCCGCTCGACTTTCGCCCCGTTGTGGGTATTCACCGTCGCGGATTCACCGATCCGACGATGCGGTGGGAGCACGATGTGTTGTGGCGTGCCGTGCGAACACCGGACGGCATCGGAACCATTGCCATGCGGCAAGAACATGGCACGATTCGGGCATCAGCCTGGGGGTCAGGTGCCACCTGGCTGATCGACCAACTCCCGGCGCTGTGCGGCGCGGATGATGACGACGCCGGATTCGATGCGTCACGTCACCCCCTCATTGCCGACGCCGCCCGCCGCAACCCCGGCCTCCGCCTGGGGCGCTCAGACGTGCTGACCGACGTACTGATCAGCGCAATCTTGGAGCAGAAGGTGACCGCGCTACAGGCATTTCATGCGTGGCGCGATCTGATTTATTGGCACGGCGAGCGTGCCCCGGGGCCACGCCGGCTGTGGGTCGCACCCGCCCTCGACACGTGGCGCACGATCCCCTCGTGGGATTGGCATCGAGCCGGTGTTGAACCGCCGCAATCCCGCGCAGCGGTGACGGCCGCTGCGAGCGGCATCGCCGATCGTCTGCATGCCGCAGTGGATGGGCAGGAGCGTGAACGACTCCTGACGAGCGTGCGCGGCATCGGGGTATGGACGGCCGCCGAGGTGCGCATCCGTACATTCGGAGATGCCGATGCCGTGAGCTTCGGCGACTTCCATCTTGCCCACGAAGTGGGGTACGCCCTGACAGGGCAGCGCGTCGATGACGACGGTATGCGCGAACTCCTCGAACCGTGGGCAGGTCATCGGCAGCGCGTGATTCGGCTGATCTTCGCCAGCGGCGTCGTTGAGCCGCGTCGAGCACCACGGCTTCACCCAGAAGACCATCGCGAAAGATAG
- a CDS encoding VOC family protein, whose product MNASFSVDVEALMPSLNPYLSFRDNTREAMEFYQSVLGGELDVMTFENFEMPHDPAENNLIMHAQLTTPDGFVLMASDTPSTMEYVAPAGFSVSLGGEDEAKFRGFWEGLADGGTITMPLSAPEWGGLFGMLVDRFGVPWMMSISPSE is encoded by the coding sequence GTGAACGCTTCATTTTCTGTCGATGTGGAGGCGCTCATGCCGAGTTTGAACCCGTATTTGTCGTTCCGCGACAACACCCGCGAGGCGATGGAGTTCTACCAGTCTGTGTTGGGTGGTGAGCTCGATGTGATGACGTTTGAAAACTTCGAGATGCCGCACGATCCGGCCGAAAATAACCTCATCATGCACGCGCAATTGACGACCCCAGACGGATTCGTGCTGATGGCTTCTGACACACCCTCCACGATGGAGTATGTGGCACCAGCGGGCTTCTCCGTGTCACTCGGTGGTGAAGACGAGGCGAAGTTCCGGGGGTTCTGGGAAGGTCTGGCAGACGGCGGAACCATCACCATGCCGCTATCCGCACCCGAATGGGGCGGATTATTCGGCATGCTTGTTGACCGTTTCGGCGTGCCCTGGATGATGTCGATTTCGCCAAGCGAGTAG
- a CDS encoding exonuclease SbcCD subunit D, which yields MRILHTSDWHIGRSFHGHSTLSALAEVLQAMILQVREHAVDVVLVSGDVFDSATPSADSYTLLTDTLAELADTGTQVIVTSGNHDSAARLGFQSGLLRPGIYVRTDPLQLDQPITLTDEFGEVDVYPIPYLEPAMVRHLWEGVELRKQVDTLTHAMNLVRRRREERATSGTSVRSVVMAHCFAAGVEATPGVEREVRQGGVDMVPVSVFDGVDYTALGHIHGRQTLRDNVRYAGAPLHYSFGEQHKPRGSWLVTLDADGFADAEWLEAPVPRRLVTLRGTLDELLTDDRFDGDETAWVCAEYTDTTPQRDPMRRLRERFEHCALVLHKPEGVVAGAKKTYGERLQRAVTDIERIEVFLADVRNGEGASPAEQEILQAVIDERVLAEARA from the coding sequence ATGCGAATCCTGCACACCTCCGACTGGCACATCGGGCGCTCCTTCCACGGACACTCGACGCTGAGCGCGCTCGCCGAGGTGCTGCAGGCGATGATTCTGCAGGTCCGCGAGCACGCGGTCGACGTGGTGCTGGTGTCAGGAGACGTTTTCGATTCCGCCACACCCTCGGCTGATTCCTACACCCTGCTGACCGACACCCTGGCCGAGCTGGCTGACACCGGCACGCAGGTCATTGTGACCAGCGGCAACCATGACTCGGCGGCGCGTCTCGGCTTCCAATCGGGGCTGCTGCGCCCGGGCATCTACGTACGAACCGATCCGCTTCAGCTCGACCAGCCGATTACGCTCACCGACGAGTTCGGAGAGGTCGATGTGTACCCGATTCCGTACCTCGAACCCGCGATGGTTCGCCACCTGTGGGAGGGCGTCGAGCTGCGCAAACAGGTCGACACGCTGACCCACGCAATGAACCTCGTGCGTCGCCGCCGTGAAGAGCGTGCGACGAGCGGAACCTCGGTGCGTTCTGTCGTGATGGCGCACTGTTTTGCCGCGGGTGTCGAAGCGACGCCTGGGGTAGAACGCGAGGTCCGCCAGGGCGGCGTAGACATGGTTCCGGTATCCGTCTTTGACGGGGTCGACTATACGGCGCTCGGGCACATTCACGGCCGCCAGACACTGCGTGACAACGTGCGGTACGCCGGCGCGCCGTTGCACTACAGCTTTGGTGAACAGCACAAGCCGCGCGGCTCGTGGCTCGTCACCCTTGACGCGGATGGTTTCGCCGATGCCGAATGGCTCGAGGCCCCGGTACCGCGTCGCCTCGTCACCCTTCGTGGCACGCTCGACGAGCTGCTGACCGACGACCGCTTCGACGGCGACGAGACCGCATGGGTGTGTGCCGAGTACACCGACACCACCCCGCAACGCGACCCGATGCGTCGGCTCCGTGAGCGATTCGAGCACTGTGCGCTCGTGCTGCACAAGCCGGAGGGTGTGGTTGCGGGTGCGAAGAAAACGTATGGCGAGCGACTGCAACGCGCCGTGACCGATATTGAGCGCATTGAGGTGTTCCTCGCCGACGTCCGCAACGGCGAAGGAGCCAGCCCCGCCGAACAAGAGATTTTGCAGGCGGTCATTGACGAGCGGGTTCTCGCCGAGGCGCGCGCGTGA
- a CDS encoding AAA family ATPase, with translation MKLHRLEIEGFGPFLRRQVIDFDEYDADGLFLISGKTGAGKSSLLDAVCFALYATVPRYSSAGGKRVRSDHALPDDVSEVSLTFSTGDETYRVTRSPEYERPKQRGGGMTTQAATVQLDRRDGEQWIGIASRAVDAGNQLAEILQLNKDQFLQVILLAQNRFAKFLLADSKERQTLLRTLFGTRRFEDYQKQLIERRKLSEQTMVAARARLLDRLCDAEKLVDAHGWGETHEDLIGTVPGDDAAPLAADDAHGAGAGLGGETGAAAGTAVGAGGTAAGAGTEPSADEADTDTPLDATLLPVADRLERLHVARDRGAYRVEATTNALAHADANRVASAAAAANARAQRDHQNRRDLTRAQLARLEERAPEILQDRAELAAAREAQTVASAIAAHDRDIAAAAQATADQAGAKARWTTYATDPATAPTAAYLRERADECTAAQGALAAAAAAEADLTQHEDAEIATRAARVEAETAVATLRDEAQRIPAELAVCERALMALQARADRIEELTSRRSTLDIQLGAAQQLEGHERDRDRAIEAAYQANAAARAGVDKLDALYKRKLAGSASELAATLTDGVACPVCGSDDHPHPAPVLVDPVTDTELAAVAAERDALQRAATAASEAEQAAATALSHVIAAAGGQSLEQLTAAQQKLAAEIADAESAQAEHATTQRTRDELLAREKSMSAAIDEAMKASAEAVAAQAAAQEQARAARESVAAARGEYATVADRISAIAAERDAAQAYAAALENMAVAEAAVRTSRAAVERALATTTFATAVQAQDAARSPEEMAALDARIAEHDSALRAAKATLMELELEVLPDDAIDVDAAEAAAEAAQQEWARIGSELTALQSAVAALAERTTAAEDEQQRQATALTAHETIERLADTVSGHEPNTKRMSLETFILAAELEEIVAAANVRLGDMSSGRYRLQHSDERVGNAAAGLGIDIFDSFTSKARPAHSLSGGETFLASLSLALGLAEVVTNRAGGVRLDTLFIDEGFGSLDPDTLAIAMQTLDELRSGGRTVGIISHVEAMKEQIPAQLRVRVASDGSSDIITR, from the coding sequence GTGAAGCTCCATCGTCTCGAGATCGAGGGTTTCGGGCCGTTCCTTCGTCGTCAGGTCATCGACTTCGATGAGTATGACGCTGACGGGTTGTTTCTGATCTCTGGCAAGACGGGTGCAGGCAAGTCGAGTCTGCTCGACGCCGTGTGCTTCGCCCTCTATGCGACCGTGCCCCGCTACAGCAGTGCGGGCGGCAAGCGGGTGCGTAGTGATCACGCGTTACCCGACGACGTATCTGAAGTGTCCCTGACCTTCTCAACCGGTGACGAAACCTACCGAGTGACCCGCTCACCCGAGTATGAACGACCCAAGCAACGCGGCGGCGGCATGACGACGCAGGCAGCCACCGTGCAACTTGATCGCCGTGACGGGGAGCAGTGGATCGGCATTGCGTCTCGAGCTGTCGACGCAGGTAACCAGCTCGCGGAGATTCTGCAGCTCAACAAGGATCAGTTTCTGCAGGTCATCCTGCTGGCGCAGAACCGCTTCGCGAAATTCCTGCTCGCCGACAGTAAAGAACGACAGACGCTCCTGCGTACCCTGTTTGGCACCAGGCGGTTTGAGGATTACCAGAAGCAACTCATCGAGCGGCGCAAACTGAGCGAACAGACGATGGTTGCTGCCCGGGCTCGGCTGCTCGATCGGCTGTGTGACGCCGAGAAGCTCGTTGATGCGCACGGCTGGGGCGAAACGCACGAAGACCTGATCGGCACCGTGCCAGGCGACGACGCCGCACCGCTGGCCGCCGATGACGCCCACGGTGCTGGGGCTGGTCTTGGTGGTGAGACGGGTGCTGCTGCTGGCACGGCTGTTGGTGCTGGTGGCACGGCTGCTGGTGCTGGTACGGAGCCCAGCGCCGACGAAGCAGACACAGACACGCCGCTCGACGCCACGCTGTTGCCAGTCGCTGACCGCCTCGAACGCTTGCACGTTGCTCGCGATCGCGGCGCGTATCGAGTCGAAGCCACGACGAACGCGCTTGCGCATGCCGATGCAAACCGTGTCGCGAGCGCGGCCGCGGCCGCGAATGCGAGGGCGCAACGAGATCATCAAAATCGCCGTGACCTCACCCGCGCCCAGCTCGCACGGTTGGAAGAGCGCGCACCGGAGATTCTGCAGGATCGTGCCGAGCTTGCCGCTGCACGCGAAGCGCAGACCGTGGCCAGTGCGATCGCGGCTCATGACCGTGACATCGCGGCAGCTGCACAGGCCACCGCCGACCAGGCGGGGGCGAAGGCGCGATGGACGACCTACGCCACTGATCCCGCGACAGCACCAACGGCCGCATATCTGCGAGAGCGTGCCGACGAGTGCACCGCGGCGCAGGGGGCACTGGCGGCAGCTGCTGCCGCCGAAGCCGACCTTACACAGCACGAAGACGCGGAAATCGCGACCCGTGCGGCACGGGTCGAAGCCGAGACCGCAGTGGCCACGCTCCGTGATGAGGCGCAGCGGATCCCGGCAGAGCTTGCCGTGTGCGAACGCGCACTCATGGCGCTGCAGGCCCGAGCCGACCGCATCGAAGAACTCACCAGCCGCCGCAGCACACTCGATATTCAACTCGGTGCCGCGCAGCAGCTGGAGGGTCACGAGCGCGATCGCGACCGCGCAATTGAAGCGGCGTACCAGGCGAATGCTGCTGCTCGCGCCGGCGTCGACAAGCTCGATGCGCTCTACAAGCGCAAACTTGCCGGGTCGGCGTCTGAACTTGCCGCGACCCTCACTGACGGCGTTGCCTGCCCGGTCTGTGGTTCCGATGACCACCCGCACCCCGCGCCCGTGCTTGTTGACCCGGTGACAGACACCGAACTTGCCGCGGTGGCGGCAGAGCGCGACGCCCTCCAACGAGCAGCGACGGCAGCGTCTGAGGCAGAACAAGCCGCGGCAACGGCACTCTCCCACGTGATCGCTGCAGCTGGCGGACAAAGCCTTGAGCAGCTCACCGCAGCGCAGCAGAAACTCGCGGCCGAAATTGCTGACGCCGAATCGGCGCAGGCGGAGCACGCCACGACCCAGCGCACCCGTGACGAGCTGCTGGCGCGGGAGAAGTCGATGTCGGCCGCGATCGACGAGGCGATGAAAGCATCGGCTGAAGCGGTCGCCGCGCAGGCCGCTGCGCAAGAGCAGGCACGAGCTGCGCGCGAAAGCGTGGCCGCGGCTCGCGGCGAATATGCGACAGTGGCCGACCGTATTTCCGCGATCGCAGCCGAACGCGACGCTGCTCAGGCCTATGCCGCTGCGCTTGAGAACATGGCTGTGGCGGAGGCGGCCGTCCGCACGTCGCGCGCGGCTGTCGAGCGGGCTCTTGCGACGACAACATTTGCGACCGCAGTGCAGGCGCAGGACGCGGCCCGCTCTCCAGAAGAGATGGCTGCGTTGGATGCGCGCATCGCGGAGCACGACTCCGCACTGCGCGCCGCGAAAGCGACCCTCATGGAGCTGGAACTCGAAGTTCTCCCTGACGACGCCATTGATGTCGACGCCGCCGAAGCGGCCGCCGAGGCTGCGCAACAGGAGTGGGCGCGTATCGGCAGTGAACTCACCGCGCTGCAGAGCGCGGTCGCGGCTCTCGCGGAGCGCACAACCGCAGCAGAAGACGAACAACAGCGTCAAGCAACAGCGCTCACCGCGCACGAGACCATCGAGCGATTGGCCGATACCGTCAGCGGCCATGAGCCCAACACCAAGCGCATGTCGCTGGAAACATTTATCCTCGCCGCCGAACTGGAGGAGATCGTCGCGGCAGCCAATGTGCGCTTGGGGGATATGTCGAGTGGAAGATACCGTCTGCAGCACAGCGACGAACGCGTCGGCAACGCGGCAGCGGGGCTCGGTATCGACATTTTTGACTCTTTCACGTCCAAAGCACGGCCCGCTCACTCCCTCTCAGGCGGTGAGACCTTCCTCGCGTCGCTCTCCCTCGCCTTGGGGCTCGCCGAGGTGGTCACGAACCGTGCAGGCGGGGTGCGTCTTGACACCCTGTTCATCGACGAAGGCTTCGGATCCCTCGACCCAGACACGCTGGCCATCGCAATGCAGACGCTCGATGAACTGCGCTCAGGCGGGCGCACCGTCGGCATCATTAGCCACGTTGAGGCAATGAAAGAACAGATCCCCGCGCAGCTACGCGTTCGCGTCGCGTCAGACGGGTCAAGTGACATCATCACGCGATAG